The Citrus sinensis cultivar Valencia sweet orange chromosome 4, DVS_A1.0, whole genome shotgun sequence DNA segment CATACCCTTAAGCATGATGGATGCTGCAATAACGGGACCAATAGAAGGGGTAACAGAAAAATCTTTGTTTGCAGGAAGAATTTGCCCTTTTCACGATATTTTCAACTTGCTTTTGTTCCAAGGGCTTTCACTAGGAGTGCTTTTGCTTTGCTTGTGTTTTCTCttatgtttgagaaataaTATTACTTTACCTTTCTTGGTAAAATGGTGTAGAAAAAAGAGTGTTGAATTTTCAATGAAATAccactattattataaatgaaGTTAATGAGTTTAACGAGTAAAATCACTATTGTTATAAAAATTGGGTTTATGAAGggtatattaaatatttaagtgtTCTTACTgcgtaaaatttaaattttcaaaatttgagagtaggtttatttagtaaataagTTTATTGAGTAATTTGGTGGGTTTAAATATCCCCACACCCCTCAAATTCCTCACaatgccttttttttaaaattaatttcatttcctAAAATACCCTAGTTACATCAATAACATACAAACCcatgtattaaaattaactatcttctcataaaatttcattctatttttttgatagaatttttttaaatttttttacaaaattgtacAAGTCCTAAAATTCTAACTACATACAGTAAGGGATCAAACTACTACCATCTTATGATGATCATTTACATAAGCTGCAGATAAGAGTAGCTCATACATTTGTCTTGCCCACCGCAGCAGCACATATTTCATCAAACAGCCAAAACGGggcatgaaattttaaaacatcacAAATTCACATTGAGGGAATTTTGCAGCCAACTCAATTGCGCGTTTTCTATATAATTTATACTCCGCGGATTCCCTGTACAAAAGTTCCATCGTACCTCCTGTAGAGAAGTCAATAAAGTGGCttccaaattcaaaattgcaAGCTGTAGAATACCTGATTTTTTACAATCATGAACcgaatgaagaaaaatgaaaaaggttagcaaaatttatcaaattgacAGATAGGAGAATTGACAAATTGCAAAGCAGATGGTGCAATAGTGCAACATTttttgctataaatagagaTGCATTCTTCATTTGTAAAGcatcccaaaattgttaagtttataagtttctaagttTTTGAGAGAAATGAGAGAAGTGTGTCTGaggaatttatctttcctgcagagtgtgagagtactgggtaTATTTAGGTTTCTGAAAAATAAGATTCGTCACTCAAATAtttgtactctattaattgttaaataaacaattattctttcttaccTCCGTGGATGTATgtttaattaccgaaccacgGAAATTTTGTatcctttatttttcagtaattatttggtgcgcttaATTCCACATTCCACGCACAACACCTCCAACAAACATTGGTTCCATAGGATCAATAATTACCTTCTCTAACCGTGTACCACACTCAAGCAAGCCTGATAGAAACTCAATTTCACCTATAACCCATGTGAAACCAATCAATTCTACAACCCTGGGACTTGAATGTGGATGCTTCTTCATCGTGTGTCTGTGTTTATAAGTTACATCTTCCACCGTGACTGTGAGTTTATATAACGAAGGACAAGCCTTCACAAAAGCAGCAGCAACACCGAGAAAAGAAGCGGGACGTATGTTGCCTTGCAATTCAAAATGCTTGAGATTTGGTAACTCAGGAATGCAGCAGAATTCATCAAAAGGCACCTGAAACAGATTGATAAAATAAGGTAGAAAAAAAACACCAGTGATGGTAAACATCTAAAGGTACGTTAGAAATGGCAGCCACCACTCACATGTAATTTCAGTGTCCTTAGATGCAGGAGAAGCCTAGGAAGCTGGTACAGTTTGTGCATCTAGTAATGACAACAGTCGCCATCAAAAGACATCTCAGCAAGACCTGAAACATGTTTAAAACAAACATTTGACGCTGCCCCAGAATATACAAATGATACTAGATTTTCAGCCAGTACCAATGTGAAGATTCTTCAACTGTTGCAAATGCATCAACTCTAAATACTTTGGCTTGAGCAATGGACCAGAAACTCTAAGACTCGTCAGACATTTTGCATAGCTAAGACTTAACACCCCAAGCAGCGGACAgtatgataacaaattttcaacAGCTTCGTTTCCTACATCAACCCTAGTAAAACGCAGGGATGTAAGAGAACTGAAGCTGGACTGAGTATCAAAAGGAGACGGAAAATTGTATGATTCACATTCCGTCAAGCAAGAATTTTCCGAATCAAGCCTCTGAACTCTCTTTTCAACTGGAAATTTAACCCAATTATATACATTTCTGTTGGAGTCGAAACAAATCTTTAACACTTCCAACAGTTTGACCCTTTGAGGGACCCTATAATTTGTTCTATCCAGCTCACAGACTTCTGCTTCCTCCCatacaaattatcaaaataatcgGGGCCCAAACCAAACTTCTTTAACAATCCCCCCATGTCGACGAGATCGTTATTGTCGATAGAACCAGTgaaaaatgttcacaaaaatCTCCATCTACTTGATCAGATGCCTGTACTCGCTGCTTCCTTAATTGTTAAGCGAGACAAAATATCTATCAGAAGTTCATCTGGCAATTTACTTATAACATCTTCCatcttgttttctttcttttcttttcttttcaatcttCACTCAGAGAAGCAAAATCTACCAAATATCCAATCGGAGCACACAATTTCAGCTGGAAACTAACacttttttacaaaaaagcGAAAAATCTTGGGAATTTCATTACGAAAGAGAAGCGAATTACCTTGCTAAAAGGTAAATTTTATGCTCCCCATTTCAAATCCTCGTCTTCGTCTTCTTCGATCTCGTGTCCGATTATTAGGTGTTCTAAAGTTGCTTTATCTAGTATGAAGTTTATTATCACAGCTTTTGCAACTTGCAAGgcaataaaaattcattttcacgCCCACTTTTTAAATATccatcattaaaaatttaaaattaaaaagaaagcttGTACTTTAGGCACCTCTCGTAAGACTAAAAAGAGATGGCCAACATGCCGAATGTGTTAAAATAAGgcgataaattaaaattttttaaaaataaaggagTAATTCAACCGACAATCAATTGGTGGATCATCTCAAAATTAGCACAAATATTTATGCCACCACAAATTCCCACCGTGGGAATTTTTGCTGCCATCTCAATTCCACAACCCTCAGGCTTGAATGTGGATGCTTTCTTAAATACTCATCCGAATGGTTATGGGGAAACCATAAAACAATAGGTGGTATACACaccaaatactaaaattttgtcaacattaccaaataatataaacaaCATATGTttaaaatctaaaaccaaCCGCAGATAAAAACATCCACCTTCAGTGTGAGTTTATGTAGAGAAGGACATGCTTTCAAGAAAGTAGCACAAGGACGAAAGCAATCTTCACTTAACAAGGTCGTGAAATCCAAATGCTTGGGATCTGACAATTCCAGAATGCTGCAGAGGACAGCCTCAAGCACCTGAAACAATTTGATAAAGTAAGAGACAACATGTAGCAAAACTCTGttatacaaaacaaaatatatgagAGAACACAAGCATGGTGGTTCTAATCACATAATTGATCGACGTTatttctaataataatttcaccaACATCTATTGGAGTATCTCATATTTGTCTTTGCAAGTGCCACAACACATTTCATCGATCAGCTAACGGCACAAAGATTTCTGGTATTACAAATTCCACATGAGGGAATTTCTCTGCCAACTCAATTGCACGCTTCCTAGCACACTTGTAACCCTCACTTCTCCTGTAATACCACATCCCTGGACTTCccataaaatgatatttacaagGATCAATGATCATCTTCTCCAGCCTCACAGCATTCTCAAGCAAGTCTTTCAGAAACTCAACATCTACCTCGCGCCCCTCAAACCCAATGAATGACACCGCCCTAAGATTTAAATGAGGATGATCCTTGATGTTCTGTACATATGCACACGGTTCCACAGTATGGGACAACTGCAACATGGGAATAAGACATCATAAATATgcaatttgaaaatgaaattggaacaCTCTCAAAATGGTTACAGGAAAATCATTTAACTAAACACGTGCACACAGAAATCTGGATTATTCAAAAACAAAgacaacaaatatttaaaatctgGATTATTCTGTACATATGCACATGGTTCCACAGTATGGGACAACTGCAAACACGTGCACACAGAAATCTGGATTATTCAGAAACAAAgacaacaaatatttaaaatctgAAATCAAAAGCAGAAGAAACATCCACCTTGAATGTGAATTCCTGCAACAAAGGAGATGCTTTTAAAAAAGCAACACAGGGATGATAGCAATCAAGATCACCATTAGCGAGAGTCATTTCCAAGTGCTTGAGATTAGGAAATTTAGGAATACTGTTGAGGAAATCCTCAGGCACCTGaaacaatttgataaattaagtACATAAAAGCCTTCATATTGGCTAATCCTTGAAGGTgtttagaaacaaaaagaacaaaaaaaacatACTTACAGAAACAACCATCAGGTTTAATTTCAGCGTCCTTAATTGTGGAAGAAAACTAGAAAACTGATGAAGGGTATACACAAAGTATGTGCAATAATCACCTTCAATAGACATCTCAACAAGACTTGGAACATGTTTAAAATTAACAGTCAACTCTCCCGCACAAAACTCAAATGATATGAGATTGGGTGCATTAATTTCAAGATTGCTCAAGTTAGGCAAATCCCTTAACTCCAAGTACTTCAACTTGAGTGATGGGCCAGAGACTCTAATACGGATCAACTTCTCGGCACCCTTAAGCGTTAACACCTCGAGCAACGGACAGTAACATAACAAATAATGAAGAACCTCTTCAGCTATATCAACATCGATTAAACGCAGGGACACGAGTGAACTGAAGCTGGAAGTAGTTTTGAAATATGGTGAAAAGGAATGCAACTCATGACCTTCTGTCTTCGACTCACTAAAGTCTAACTCAAGCCTTTGAACTCTCTTATCAACAGCAAATTGAACCCAACTATCAACATCGTAATCAGAATTAACGGGGTAACAAATCCTTAATTGTTGTAAAGATTTAGTTTGAAGTAATCCGATAATTGGATCGACAAGATTTATAAAGTTTCGCCTTTTCGCgcgaatgaaataattatcttcaCACTTGTAATATGGGTCAGACAAAATTGCCAAGCGCCGAATTTTGTAGGGGTCAACAAAGTCCAAACAACCAGTGAAAAATCTCCATAAATATCGCCATCTGTATGATAAAATGCTGGCTCTTGCTGCTTCTTCAATTGTTAAGCGAgataaaatacaaatcaaaatatcatcTGGTAGTTTACTGATGCGATCATCCATGTTCTTTTCAAGGGCAAATGGAATCACaatcttcaaaatcaaacagcaaacaataaataattagcGTTTAAAACTTAATCTGAAAGACACAAATTCAAGTTAGAGGAAAATCACCTTTGTTCTGTAGATGGTAGAATTATGCCGCCATTAAACTCGCCGccgttgttgttgttggttttttttttttttgggggggatTTCGAGTCCTATTTTTTTAGTTGGGTTAGGCACAAGGCAGAAGAGGAGTCCCCATCTTCTAGGAATATTTTATGGACCATTGaatcaatgaaattttaacggacgacattttgttttaagtgGGCTAGACTTGATCTCAGCCGTTGAAACTTACCAATCTCTCTCTCCTTTTGTTTACGTGGATCAGTCCGCCCAACGGTGGTAATTACCCAGATACCTAATACAATTACGGTGAAACTACTAAAAGCTAATCAAAATGggttttaaatgaaatgaaaaattaaagttaaaataaattaactgtatgaattaaaatcaaaataagttttattgttatttatatatttacttttttcttaaaattaaaataaattattataagttacaaaaatcaccttaatttattattgtcattatttattataatagtttTGATTATtagtattgttaaaattactattactattatcattattaatattaacattattattaagaattaaataacaacaacaacaacaacattttatttaaggacaaaagtgaaattatcaaatttaaattggGTAAAATGAGAAGTTCATGATTCGGCAATTCGCTATCTCTCTCTTGAGAAtcaagttttcattttttatcccaaaaatatGTAGACGACCTCACATATTCCGTTTATATTCCCACctctattttaataagtaaataatatcaattatttttattttgaattctgATCTCCTAATGCAGTAAGTAAACGCATCATTTAACAATTATATGgctaacaaaaatttatgacaACACAATACTTGCAACAATTTCAAATTCTGCAGTTAAAAAGAGTAGAGCACATTAGTCTTTGCTGTTGTCAAAAACTAAACAGTTCGTCAAGCAACACAATACAGTGAAAAGTCATGTCATCGTAAATTAACAGCAAGGGAATTTCTATGCCGACTCGCACAGAAGCTTTCTACTTTCTAGCGGATCCACACACCTCAGTTTCCCTGCGCAGAAACGTTTCCACGAAAGTCACACTTGGTTTGACAGTCATCTTCTCCAGCAGCGTAGCACTCTCAATCCAAACAATTCCACCACCCCAAGACTTAAATTCCCATCCTTGATAGATGAGCGTGACCCATTATAACTGTCACAAGGGAAAGGGCATTCGTATCATATATATGACCATACAGAATGACTTATGAACATTGTAAATGGAATAAGAAATTGTTAGATTTATTTCTCACATTATGTGGACtgacataaattattttaattattttttatattttaccgAATTAATACGTGACTAAAGTTAAATATTATTGAGTAATTTTGACAGACTCATTTATTAAGTGATCAAATATGGTGTTAATGAGTCTAATTTTGACATACCCTGTACAGTAGTATATTATGGACAAGTATATCtttaattgtgttattttagcCCATAATGAGATGGGCAATTTTGTACTAACACATGAGGGGTCCCTGCGCTCAACCGCTGTATTTAAGTAACTTCAGCCCATTTTGGAAGTTAACTGTTGAAAAATCAGTTGCATGTGCGCAGtgcacctctctctctctccctctccctctccctctcGTCTCCCGTGTGTGTATGTACAGTAAATTTTGAAGCAAGCCGATCCTTGAGCTGAAGCAAGGGAAACTGAATTCAGAAGCTAGATCAAGCTTGTAACAACTCGATAAAGCTCCATAACAAGCTTCCAAGGTCGGATTCATGGGAGATCATGGTAAATTTCGAAATTACCTAAAATATGTGTTTGCTTGGAAATGCACGATTAAGGGCATAAAGTTTGTTATTGTTTCAACAGAATACTCTTAAAATGATGAAGATCTTAAATCAATAGCAAAGACGAGACACACCTTCACTGTGTACAACGACAGAGATGCTTTCAAGAAAACAGCACGAGTAAGAAGGTAATCTAATCTTCATGAAGCAATCCAATTACCATATCCAAAAGCTTGAGATTAGGTAATTTAGGGACACGGCAGAGTTCAACCTCAGGCAACTGAAGCAATTTAGTAAAGAAATCTACAAAAAAGATCATCAACGAAGGTAAATATTAAGGAAGAAAAGAAGCCATTTAAAAGAATCATAAACAGTGTCAATCAGCCGGTGCAGGCGTAATTTCAGTGTCTTTACTTGTGGAAGAGCTGGTTTAGAATATTCACAACATGTTcctatatattcaaaattttcggCTATATTAACATTTGAT contains these protein-coding regions:
- the LOC102619031 gene encoding F-box/FBD/LRR-repeat protein At5g53840-like isoform X1; this encodes MDDRISKLPDDILICILSRLTIEEAARASILSYRWRYLWRFFTGCLDFVDPYKIRRLAILSDPYYKCEDNYFIRAKRRNFINLVDPIIGLLQTKSLQQLRICYPVNSDYDVDSWVQFAVDKRVQRLELDFSESKTEGHELHSFSPYFKTTSSFSSLVSLRLIDVDIAEEVLHYLLCYCPLLEVLTLKGAEKLIRIRVSGPSLKLKYLELRDLPNLSNLEINAPNLISFEFCAGELTVNFKHVPSLVEMSIEGDYCTYFVYTLHQFSSFLPQLRTLKLNLMVVSVPEDFLNSIPKFPNLKHLEMTLANGDLDCYHPCVAFLKASPLLQEFTFKLSHTVEPCAYVQNIKDHPHLNLRAVSFIGFEGREVDVEFLKDLLENAVRLEKMIIDPCKYHFMGSPGMWYYRRSEGYKCARKRAIELAEKFPHVEFVIPEIFVPLADR
- the LOC102619734 gene encoding uncharacterized protein LOC102619734, coding for MHKLYQLPRLLLHLRTLKLHVPFDEFCCIPELPNLKHFELQGNIRPASFLGVAAAFVKACPSLYKLTVTVEDVTYKHRHTMKKHPHSSPRVVELIGFTWVIGEIEFLSGLLECGTRLEKVIIDPMEPMFVGGVVRGMWN
- the LOC102619031 gene encoding F-box/FBD/LRR-repeat protein At5g53840-like isoform X2; its protein translation is MDDRISKLPDDILICILSRLTIEEAARASILSYRWRYLWRFFTGCLDFVDPYKIRRLAILSDPYYKCEDNYFIRAKRRNFINLVDPIIGLLQTKSLQQLRICYPVNSDYDVDSWVQFAVDKRVQRLELDFSESKTEGHELHSFSPYFKTTSSFSSLVSLRLIDVDIAEEVLHYLLCYCPLLEVLTLKGAEKLIRIRVSGPSLKLKYLELRDLPNLSNLEINAPNLISFEFCAGELTVNFKHVPSLVEMSIEGDYCTYFVYTLHQFSSFLPQLRTLKLNLMVVSVPEDFLNSIPKFPNLKHLEMTLANGDLDCYHPCVAFLKASPLLQEFTFKLSHTVEPCAYVQNNPDFKYLLSLFLNNPDFCVHVFS